From the bacterium genome, the window ATGGCATAGTGACATATAAAAGCTCAGTACCGCTCGCAAAGGAAATAGGCGCTACCGAAAAATCTCAAATAAGAGACATAAGTAAAATGATATATCTTTTGCATAGAGAGGATATACATGTTGTAGCAAGAATTGCGCTTTTCTGTGATGAGATCTTAGCTAAAAAATGCCCTGATTTAGCTGTGCAGAGCAAGTCTGGCGGAGGCGTGTGGAAACAAAAGGGAAAGATTAAGTGGGTGGATCCCTCTCTTGAGATGGTCCAGAAATATAATCTTGACCTGGTTACAGAGCTATGCGATTTGGGTGTGGACGAGATTCAGTTTGATTATCTCAGATTTCCTGCAATGGGGAATGTCAAGGATGCAAAGTATTCATTTGATGAGACTCGAATGGAAAAACATACGATTATAACGAGTTTCTTGAAAAGAGCTTATGAATTAACACGCAGAAAGAAAGTCTTATTATCCATAGACGTTTATGCAATCATGGCCTGGCAGCGAAAGGAAGATGAAGAAATCACAGGTCAGAGAATTCAGGATCTTGCAAGATATGCTGATATAATAAGCCCTATGCTGTATCCATCTCATTTCTATGGAACATTTGAAGGCAAGAAGAATCCTGCAGACCATTCATACTATTTTATTTCACAAGGTTGTAAAAAAACCAGAATTGCTACAGAGAAAACAGGTATTATTATAAGACCATGGCTTCAGGCATTTCCATACAAAGTAACACCTTCCAAGTGGAATAAAGATTACATTCTTGAAGAGATAAAAGCTGCTAAAGAAGCTAATGCATGCGGATGGCTATTATGGAGTGCAAGCAATAATTATAAAGTCTCATGGCAAGCGTTAGAGCCTATCAAATAAGAATCTTAAGATATTTTTTTACACCATCCTCAGGGTTGCAAATATAGATATGGGATTTAATACCTGTCTTCTTTTCGTATTCTTTGCTTACTACTTGAGAGAATTTATCAATAACATCTTTTTTAACAATATTAACAGTGCAGCCTCCAAAACCACCGCCGGTCATTCGGGAGCCAATTACACCATCAATACTTCTCGCAATATCCACCATTATATCAAGTTCAAGACAGCTTACTTCATAATCACTCTTTAGGCTCTCATGTGATTCATTCATTAGCCTGCCAAACTCAAGTATGTCATTCCTGCCCAGAGAATTTATGGCGTTTAATACACGTCTATTTTCATAAAGAACATGCTTGCATCTTTTCTGTGCGGTTTC encodes:
- a CDS encoding LysM peptidoglycan-binding domain-containing protein; its protein translation is MPLYASSSSFITHTVRKGESLYKIADNYLPLSDFYSLSSLVKEIKRLNGVNRIDLKTNKKLRIPVVRTKPVKAKTITKDKFFNAKGIYITGNTAGTERILTLAKKLKSFGGNTIVFDVKDVDGIVTYKSSVPLAKEIGATEKSQIRDISKMIYLLHREDIHVVARIALFCDEILAKKCPDLAVQSKSGGGVWKQKGKIKWVDPSLEMVQKYNLDLVTELCDLGVDEIQFDYLRFPAMGNVKDAKYSFDETRMEKHTIITSFLKRAYELTRRKKVLLSIDVYAIMAWQRKEDEEITGQRIQDLARYADIISPMLYPSHFYGTFEGKKNPADHSYYFISQGCKKTRIATEKTGIIIRPWLQAFPYKVTPSKWNKDYILEEIKAAKEANACGWLLWSASNNYKVSWQALEPIK